The proteins below are encoded in one region of Pan paniscus chromosome 4, NHGRI_mPanPan1-v2.0_pri, whole genome shotgun sequence:
- the PCDHB3 gene encoding protocadherin beta-3 has product MEAGGERFLRQRQVLLLFVFLGGSLAGSESRRYSVAEEKERGFLIANLAKDLGLRVEELAARGAQVVSKGNKQHFQLSHQTGDLLLNEKLDREELCGPTEPCILHFQILLQNPLQFVTNELRIIDVNDHSPVFFENEMHLKILESTLPGTVIPLGNAEDLDVGRNSLQNYTITPNSHFHVLTRSRRDGRKYPELVLDKALDREEQPELSLTLTALDGGSPPRSGTAQINIQVLDINDNAPEFAQPLYEVAVLENTPVYSVIVTVSASDLDTGSFGTISYAFFHASEEIRKTFQLNPITGDMQLVKYLNFEAINSYEVDIEAKDGGGLSGKSTVIVQVVDVNDNPPELTLSSVNSPIPENSGETVLAVFSVSDLDSGDNGRVMCSIENNLPFFLKPSVENFYTLVSEGALDRETRSEYNITITITDLGTPRLKTKYNVTVLVSDVNDNAPAFTQTSYTLFVRENNSPALHIGSVSATDRDSGTNAQVTYSLLPPQDPHLPLSSLVSINADNGHLFALRSLDYEALQAFEFRVGATDRGSPALSSEALVRVLVLDANDNSPFVLYPLQNGSAPCTELVPRAAEPGYLVTKVVAVDGDSGQNAWLSYQLLKATEPGLFGVWAHNGEVRTARLLSERDAAKHKLAVLVKDNGEPPRSATATLHVLLVDGFSQPYLPLPEAAPAQAQADLLTVYLVVALASVSSLFLFSVLLFVAVRLCRRSRAASVGRCSVPEGPFPGHLVDVSGTGTLSQSYQYEVCLTGGSGTNEFKFLKPIIPNFVAQGAERVSEANPSFRKSFEFS; this is encoded by the coding sequence ATGGAGGCGGGAGGAGAGCGATTTCTTAGACAAAGGCAAGTCttgcttctctttgtttttctgggaGGGTCTCTGGCTGGGTCCGAGTCAAGACGCTATTCTGTGGCTGAGGAAAAAGAGAGGGGCTTTTTAATAGCCAACCTAGCAAAGGATCTGGGACTCAGGGTAGAGGAACTGGCAGCGAGGGGGGCCCAAGTTGTGTCCAAAGGGAACAAACAGCATTTTCAGCTCAGTCATCAGACAGGTGATTTGCTCCTGAATGAGAAATTGGACCGGGAGGAGCTATGCGGCCCCACAGAACCATGCATACTGCATTTTCAGATATTACTGCAAAACCCTTTGCAGTTCGTTACAAACGAGCTCCGTATCATAGATGTAAATGACCATTCTCCGGTattctttgaaaatgaaatgCATCTGAAAATCCTAGAAAGCACTCTGCCAGGAACAGTAATtcctttgggaaatgctgaggaCTTGGATGTGGGAAGAAACAGCCTCCAAAACTACACTATCACTCCGAATTCCCACTTCCACGTACTCACTCGCAGTCGTAGGGACGGAAGGAAGTACCCGGAACTAGTACTGGATAAAGCGCTCGATCGGGAGGAGCAGCCGGAACTCAGCTTAACGCTCACCGCGCTGGACGGCGGCTCTCCCCCTCGGTCTGGGACCGCCCAGATAAACATCCAGGTCTTAGATATAAACGACAATGCACCAGAATTTGCACAGCCGCTCTATGAGGTTGCAGTTCTAGAGAATACCCCCGTTTACTCTGTCATTGTCACTGTCTCGGCTTCTGACTTAGATACAGGAAGTTTTGGGACAATATCATATGCATTTTTTCATGCTTCTGAAGAAATTCGCAAAACTTTTCAGCTAAATCCAATTACTGGTGATATGCAACTggtcaaatatttgaattttgaagCGATTAATAGTTATGAAGTCGACATCGAGGCCAAGGATGGCGGAGGCCTATCCGGAAAGTCTACAGTCATAGTCCAGGTGGTTGATGTCAACGACAACCCACCGGAACTGACCTTGTCTTCAGTAAACAGCCCTATTCCTGAGAACTCGGGAGAGACTGTACTGGCTGTTTTCAGTGTTTCTGATCTAGACTCTGGAGACAACGGAAGAGTGATGTGTTCCATTGAGAACAATCTCCCCTTCTTCCTGAAACCATCTGTAGAGAATTTTTACACCCTAGTGTCAGAAGGCGCGCTGGACAGAGAGACCAGATCCGAGTACaacattaccatcaccatcactgacTTGGGGACACCCAGGCTGAAAACCAAGTACAACGTAACCGTGCTGGTCTCCGACGTCAATGACAACGCCCCCGCCTTCACCCAAACTTCCTACACCCTGTTCGTCCGCGAGAACAACAGCCCCGCCCTGCACATCGGCAGCGTCAGCGCCACAGACAGAGACTCGGGCACCAACGCCCAGGTCACCTACTCGCTGCTGCCGCCCCAGGACCCGCACCTGCCCCTCTCTTCCCTGGTCTCCATCAACGCGGACAACGGCCATCTGTTTGCCCTCAGGTCGCTGGACTACGAGGCCCTGCAGGCTTTCGAGTTCCGCGTGGGCGCCACAGACCGCGGCTCCCCGGCTTTGAGCAGCGAGGCGCTGGTGCGCGTGCTGGTGCTGGACGCCAACGACAACTCGCCCTTTGTGCTGTACCCGCTGCAGAACGGCTCCGCGCCCTGCACCGAGCTGGTGCCCCGGGCGGCCGAGCCGGGCTACCTGGTGACCAAGGTGGTGGCGGTGGACGGCGACTCGGGCCAGAACGCCTGGCTGTCTTACCAGCTGCTCAAGGCCACGGAGCCCGGGCTGTTCGGCGTGTGGGCGCACAATGGCGAGGTGCGCACCGCCAGGCTGCTGAGCGAGCGCGACGCGGCCAAGCACAAGCTGGCGGTGCTGGTGAAGGACAATGGCGAGCCTCCGCGCTCGGCCACCGCCACGCTGCACGTGCTCCTGGTGGACGGCTTCTCCCAGCCCTACCTGCCGCTCCCGGAGGCGGCAccggcccaggcccaggccgaCTTGCTCACCGTCTACCTGGTGGTGGCGTTGGCCTCGGTGTCTTCGCTCTTCCTCTTCTCGGTGCTCCTGTTCGTGGCGGTGCGGCTGTGCAGGAGGAGCAGGGCGGCCTCGGTGGGTCGCTGCTCGGTGCCCGAGGGCCCCTTTCCAGGGCATCTGGTGGACGTGAGCGGCACCGGGACCCTGTCCCAGAGCTACCAATACGAGGTGTGTCTGACTGGAGGCTCCGGGACAAATGAGTTCAAGTTCCTGAAGCCAATTATCCCCAACTTCGTTGCTCAGGGTGCAGAGAGGGTTAGCGAGGCAAATCCTAGTTTCAGGAAGAGCTTTGAATTCAGTTAA